A genomic region of Zygotorulaspora mrakii chromosome 7, complete sequence contains the following coding sequences:
- the CLU1 gene encoding translation initiation factor 3 subunit CLU1 (similar to Saccharomyces cerevisiae CLU1 (YMR012W); ancestral locus Anc_2.559): protein MSDNDKEPNGKRTNLEVCIKLPAGLISAGASKKKKQQPLTEVQFQFSREAKVQDILDVLAVTYATRYLTNIDLKFGKRILKDFQILGDIIGNELFLNLQIVLKPYCTRDVLKHVLTLREYLGFSPETIDGLSEFAASTSSKFQQLGLSDIKRNLEQDEDESEDSKLSEKHVLKVSDSEKSDFERTVKEILSGINHSSVTEVNAPESNIITPCLRSLSLSAYNPVPPSYKSEGHLLYLQAGTLEGENFHITASTSGFFINKSTSTSFDPVPKEFANEGKVSSQAKHTLFDLLALRSKKLISHVNDFEKKVRDLNPIAYIKPVNTFLHKPWMVSTSTVHSGDYLRMQLDSLSFETERNFNDEFQAVKDLPADTLQARMDSEKLLAKIISEFTVVATKGAMSIFYGDFVAMNPDATKNEQIFLKDNIFYSFVSDVNGAFESKGGHEAAIAASNQDLRIINLLNRVGTQEIRYLLSTIVEFCGRRILAQTPVPGLLSTMGTKNYRDPETGEDLVEDLPNDISVMYGYDESTRRVISNKAFDDAIQKELAKVFHLKSHEIDGSGITLSSQSKGIMGFDKRKYVLDLANTCPLDINFVRDHYDNVDVEKQYPHRQTLLRPELVEKWWQQKIQKEGLDYNTAYEDNKFSFNPDAYQVEGISDGTVDEISDYLRDVILPGIVEDYSTGNVTAPYDGEHVVENLHINGVNVRYLGTLIELAKKCLDDQIKKYQSHLNDVAEGNKEHEEWEKEYLIKVEKLIKARQEEINKYVQEGKEVPKELTEQIKLPEEELRKPTKEAPFIINKDELLPLIHASEIEIISRSIKHILRKHSKNIPLSLVPALIAFVFNLVFGIGYNSSPSAETGDGLNGYEFCTLTRSSLLESISEQAFLRFRYVLPSNWIEKYTAAPFALIRSICYQFGIQLANKDYFFNREQLEIAKQLQEKKSRFLEPLATFSAEDVTIIPRVKSAEYDSIVSDELWAQGAATIESDQNTALSLLSQSVTIREDISSTLSKSVAEKNLSLSTIYNNVGLLPEAVNFARKACMIYERVCGIDSFEVLRSLSNLAVLELSSENVLNTALVYKRIISTVQSFNLVAVHHPIVISALNSLEQLALGIENPRLAIDILKHLAEIIVSLDSADSLEFGYVQSRIGNIYASMNIMPRALEHISCTKDIFTTQLGMNHELSVQAKQWNEGLNNLMKTKQQQKALQDEQTKSNNTEGKAQRKESKSIDEGPNPELADKSVEELLSFIEGDSQESSKKTKTKKNKNKNKKK from the coding sequence ATGTCTGATAACGACAAGGAGCCTAATGGCAAGAGGACTAATTTGGAAGTTTGCATTAAGCTCCCAGCAGGACTGATCAGTGCTGGCGCTTctaagaagaagaaacagCAGCCTCTTACTGAGGtacaatttcaattttcaagagaGGCAAAGGTCCAAGACATTCTAGATGTTCTTGCTGTAACTTATGCTACCAGATATCTAACCAATATTGATCTGAAATTCGGTaagagaattttgaaagactttcaaattctgGGCGATATTATTGGCaatgaactttttttgaacctACAAATTGTTTTGAAGCCTTATTGTACCAGAGATGTTTTGAAGCATGTCTTGACTTTGCGTGAATATCTAGGATTCTCTCCCGAAACCATAGACGGATTATCTGAATTCGCTGCGTCTACAAGCTCAAAGTTTCAGCAATTGGGACTATCTGATATCAAGCGGAATCTGGAGcaagatgaagacgaaTCTGAGGATTCTAAACTGTCAGAAAAACATGTCTTAAAGGTGTCAGattcagaaaaaagtgattttgaaagaactgTAAAGGAGATTCTAAGTGGCATTAACCATTCTAGTGTCACGGAAGTAAATGCACCTGAAAGTAATATTATTACCCCATGTTTGCGTTCATTGAGTCTTTCTGCTTATAATCCAGTTCCGCCATCATACAAATCAGAAGGTcatttattatatttaCAAGCTGGCACTTTAGAGGGTGAAAATTTCCATATTACAGCCTCTACCTCTGGgttcttcatcaataaatcaacttcaacttcttttgATCCTGTTCCAAAGGAGTTCGCAAATGAAGGCAAAGTTTCATCACAGGCGAAACACACGTTATTTGATTTATTAGCCCTGCGTTCCAAGAAGCTGATTTCTCATGTAAacgattttgaaaagaaagttcGAGATCTAAATCCTATCGCCTACATCAAACCTGTTAACACATTTTTGCATAAACCGTGGATGGTTTCAACCTCAACTGTTCACAGCGGTGATTATCTGCGCATGCAATTGGATTCGCTATCATTTGAGACTGAGAGAAATTTCAACGACGAATTTCAGGCAGTCAAGGACTTGCCTGCAGATACCCTTCAGGCACGTATGGActctgaaaaattattggCTAAAATTATTAGCGAATTTACTGTTGTTGCAACAAAAGGTGCAATGTCTATCTTTTATGGCGATTTCGTTGCGATGAATCCAGATGCCACAAAGAATGAACAGATTTTCTTAAAGGACAATATTTTCTACTCATTCGTTAGCGATGTTAATGGTGCATTTGAGTCAAAAGGTGGTCATGAAGCAGCAATAGCAGCATCAAACCAAGACTTGAGaatcatcaatttgttAAACCGTGTGGGTACTCAAGAGATTCGCTATTTATTGTCTACAATTGTCGAGTTTTGTGGTAGGAGAATTTTGGCTCAAACACCTGTCCCCGGTCTATTAAGCACCATGGGTACTAAAAATTACAGAGATCCGGAGACAGGCGAGGATCTAGTTGAAGATTTACCAAATGACATTTCTGTAATGTATGGTTATGATGAGTCAACCAGGAGAgtaatttcaaataaagCGTTTGATGATGCGATTCAAAAGGAGCTTGCGAAAGTCTTTCATTTAAAGTCTCATGAGATCGATGGCTCTGGCAttactctttcttctcaatCTAAGGGGATCATGGGATTcgataaaagaaaatacgTTCTTGATTTGGCAAATACATGCCCATTAGatatcaattttgtcaGAGACCACTATGATAATGTTGACGTTGAAAAACAGTATCCCCATAGGCAAACTTTATTGCGCCCTGAACTAGTTGAGAAATGGTGGCAGCAAAAGATACAAAAAGAAGGTTTGGACTATAATACTGCATACGAAGACAACAAATTCTCCTTCAATCCTGACGCTTATCAAGTAGAAGGTATATCAGACGGAACTGTAGATGAAATCTCGGATTATTTGCGTGATGTTATCCTGCCAGGTATTGTTGAGGATTACTCGACAGGAAATGTTACTGCTCCTTATGATGGAGAGCATGTTGTTGAGAATTTACACATTAATGGTGTCAATGTTCGTTATCTTGGTACACTAATAGAGTTAGCTAAGAAATGCTTAGATGATCAAATAAAGAAGTATCAAAGTCACTTGAACGATGTTGCTGAAGGGAATAAAGAACACGAAGAATGGGAAAAAGAGTATTTGATCaaggttgaaaaattgattaAGGCGAGACAAGAAGAGATCAACAAATATGTTCAAGAAGGCAAGGAAGTACCAAAAGAGTTAACCGAGCAAATCAAGCTACCTGAAGAGGAGCTCAGGAAGCCAACTAAGGAAGCACCTTTCATTATTAATAAAGATGAGTTGTTACCTTTGATCCATGCATCTGAGATTGAGATTATCTCTAGATCTATAAAACATATCTTAAGAAAGCACAGCAAGAATATCCCTCTCTCTTTGGTTCCAGCTCTCATTGCTTTCGTATTCAATTTGGTTTTTGGAATCGGATACAATAGCTCACCTTCAGCAGAAACTGGAGACGGTTTGAACGGCTATGAATTTTGCACCTTGACTCGCTCCAGTTTATTGGAATCCATCTCTGAGCAGGCATTCCTTCGTTTCCGATATGTATTACCTTCCAATTGGATTGAGAAATATACGGCTGCCCCATTCGCTTTAATTAGATCTATTTGTTATCAGTTTGGTATACAACTTGCCAATAAGGAttactttttcaatagaGAGCAATTAGAAATTGCAAAGCAATTACAGGAGAAAAAATCCAGGTTTTTGGAGCCCTTAGCAACATTTTCAGCGGAAGATGTTACTATCATTCCACGTGTGAAGAGTGCCGAATATGACTCTATCGTGAGTGATGAACTTTGGGCTCAGGGAGCTGCAACTATCGAAAGTGATCAGAATACAGCTTTGAGCCTTTTGTCCCAATCTGTCACTATAAGAGAGGAtatttcttccactttATCTAAGAGTGTTGCAGAAAAAAACTTATCACTTTCCACAATTTACAACAATGTGGGTTTGCTTCCAGAGGCAGTAAATTTTGCCCGCAAAGCCTGTATGATCTACGAGAGAGTATGTGGcattgattcttttgaGGTGCTTCgctctttatcaaatttggCTGTATTAGAACTATCCAGTGAAAATGTCCTAAACACTGCTTTGGTTTATAAAAGAATTATAAGCACAGTTCAAAGTTTCAACTTGGTCGCAGTTCACCATCCCATTGTAATTAGTGCACTAAACAGCTTAGAGCAGCTCGCACTCGGCATTGAAAATCCTAGACTAGcgattgatattttgaaacacCTGGCAGAAATTATTGTGTCTTTGGATAGCGCGGACTCGTTGGAATTTGGATATGTTCAGTCCCGTATTGGTAACATATATGCTTCCATGAACATTATGCCTCGCGCTTTGGAACATATCTCTTGCACTAAAGACATATTCACTACTCAATTAGGTATGAACCATGAACTATCTGTGCAAGCCAAACAATGGAACGAAGGACTGAataatttgatgaaaactaagcaacaacaaaaagCATTGCAAGACGAGCAAACAAAAAGTAATAACACCGAAGGAAAAGCTCAAAGGAAAGAATCTAAAAGCATAGATGAAGGACCAAATCCAGAGTTGGCTGATAAGTCAGTGGAAGAGTTGTTGAGCTTCATTGAAGGTGATTCTCAAGagtcttcaaagaagacaaagacgaaaaaaaataaaaataaaaacaaaaaaaaatga
- the VPS24 gene encoding ESCRT-III subunit protein VPS24 (similar to Saccharomyces cerevisiae VPS24 (YKL041W); ancestral locus Anc_2.558) — protein sequence MDYVKKAIWGPDPKEQHRAIKATLRKNGRNIDKTLRELATLQQKTQQLIKKAAKKNEVSTVKLYAKELYAINKQYDRTYVTKAQLESVGMKIEEAFRMRTLSHQMADSAELMREVNSLVRLPQLQSTMMELEKELVKAGIISEMVDDGLESVQAEDDELDEEIDEEVNKIVEKYTNEKFDKMHEVPKSELPTFEKEEEVPEERIDEEADNMLNEMRDRLKALQN from the coding sequence ATGGATTATGTCAAAAAGGCGATATGGGGGCCAGATCCCAAGGAGCAACACCGTGCTATCAAGGCTACTTTGAGGAAGAATGGAAGAAATATAGATAAAACTCTGCGAGAACTAGCAACTCTCCAACAAAAGACGCAGCAGCTGATTAAGAAGGCAGCGAAGAAGAACGAAGTCAGTACGGTGAAGTTGTATGCTAAGGAGCTATATGCAATCAATAAGCAGTATGACCGAACATATGTGACAAAGGCTCAGCTGGAATCCGTGGGGATGAAAATTGAGGAAGCTTTCAGAATGCGTACTTTATCACATCAAATGGCAGATAGTGCTGAACTTATGAGAGAGGTGAATTCCCTAGTCAGGCTGCCACAGTTGCAAAGCACGATGATGGAGTTGGAGAAAGAATTAGTCAAAGCGGGCATCATAAGCGAAATGGTAGACGATGGGCTGGAGAGCGTACAAGCAGAAGACGACGAacttgatgaagaaattgatgaagaagtgaACAAGATTGTCGAAAAATACACCAACGAGAAATTCGATAAGATGCACGAGGTTCCTAAATCCGAACTGCCCACATTTGAGAAGGAGGAAGAAGTTCctgaagaaagaattgatgaagaggcGGACAACATGCTGAATGAGATGCGGGATCGTTTGAAGGCTTTACAAAATTAG